In Microvenator marinus, one genomic interval encodes:
- a CDS encoding HEAT repeat domain-containing protein — MRIKPIIFALALAGFGFSGLAMAQNPDAPVTSSAELNALTKQIEGARKAHAAEFAAVKQLREEMPELDARKRGRIAPVGTTLDLLGPNAVWALMDDLIQDKPFANQRPSVRQGWRIGVLHALGRLRNPIARPVLERVVSQESDTWVLRTAAEALGKLQDQEAAEFLIKASAGEGARAEAVLEGMAHCRRLVVTEYLVGRLEQAKADSEKRALVESLRDHGNAWAWKTDVVAASGEGEQVRNLSAAALIRTYAKEPQLQKELRKAILIVNSSESVALVQAEISKAAPAAKASLEDLLKALASNPLHKR, encoded by the coding sequence ATGAGAATCAAACCAATTATTTTTGCACTCGCACTTGCCGGCTTTGGCTTCTCGGGGCTCGCTATGGCGCAAAATCCAGACGCTCCGGTTACAAGCTCTGCAGAGCTCAACGCCCTTACGAAGCAGATTGAAGGTGCTCGAAAGGCCCATGCAGCCGAGTTTGCTGCAGTCAAGCAGTTGCGCGAAGAAATGCCGGAGTTGGACGCTCGAAAACGCGGCAGGATCGCCCCTGTAGGGACAACTCTGGACCTCCTCGGGCCAAACGCCGTTTGGGCGCTGATGGACGACCTCATCCAAGACAAACCCTTCGCGAACCAGCGTCCTTCGGTGCGCCAGGGCTGGCGCATCGGCGTCTTACATGCCCTTGGCAGACTCAGAAATCCTATCGCTCGGCCGGTGCTTGAGCGTGTGGTGAGCCAGGAGTCTGACACTTGGGTTCTGAGGACAGCCGCTGAGGCGCTTGGAAAGCTCCAAGACCAAGAGGCCGCAGAGTTCCTCATCAAGGCTTCTGCCGGCGAAGGCGCGCGCGCTGAGGCTGTGCTCGAAGGCATGGCGCATTGCCGCCGTCTGGTCGTCACGGAGTATTTGGTAGGCAGGCTTGAGCAGGCCAAGGCTGATTCTGAAAAACGCGCGCTCGTCGAGTCTTTGCGCGACCATGGCAACGCGTGGGCGTGGAAGACTGATGTGGTGGCGGCTTCAGGTGAGGGCGAGCAAGTCCGCAACTTGAGTGCTGCTGCGTTGATTCGAACCTACGCGAAAGAGCCACAGCTCCAGAAAGAACTGCGCAAGGCCATCTTGATCGTAAATTCATCCGAAAGTGTTGCCTTGGTGCAGGCAGAGATTTCAAAGGCGGCACCTGCTGCCAAGGCTTCCCTGGAAGACCTCTTGAAAGCGTTGGCCTCCAATCCACTGCATAAACGCTAG
- a CDS encoding protein-arginine deiminase family protein, with product MKGYAKWSALVLVGLLGCSDSVSKKEPVVVNLGENNPIGNPNNPDPNNPDPGNNPDPNNPDPTNNPDPNNPDNNPDPNNSPGAVIIDLRADTNRDGVLSWEDLTEDVGEDLFDSTSGAVFLPNIDDDSERCSRQGNDASLAACNDASDQMINGAEDLLDLAPIGLKVVGEIPDTATASLSVDAVQNVRFFRRDEEGIWTAFDPNATTFAAEELRTGLEFRVEGLDVIRSVNGWDGTLNITATLNGVPEATESTDALQLKQAPLVLRHHLDPVLQIFSSELGIGGDGAFTSDLKAAVAGMGLEPGQHYELPVQDQWTQDFLESAYLMMPGQDDPQLIHVYIRSANIEMGFNGGRELRSAGRVVYTVFRGPNRAGLTQFTSQRSLDWDTLNSFGNTEVIPPHDGYPLGRIIRGEAPGDKGDARMLEMFSAQGVQNPLFVDTGWLLVAHIDETVSFIKDENAAMGWAMLANDATYAVQMLDTLANQGGAQIDMFQGKRWVSDFGQEYSAAVSVSEVLNDPDIMGASAEAAVEVDAQVNAIKSASGLTDADIIYIPFTHMTLGGASIAHQPGIVNGIVMDDENYFAPDPHGPRVGGVDLLVQITEERLAARGFTVSWVEDWDMYHRLAGEIHCATNVTRMAPETTRWWEEI from the coding sequence ATGAAGGGATACGCAAAGTGGAGCGCCCTCGTGCTGGTCGGCTTGCTCGGCTGCTCCGATTCGGTATCGAAGAAAGAACCTGTCGTTGTGAACCTGGGTGAGAACAATCCAATCGGAAATCCGAACAACCCGGACCCCAACAATCCGGACCCGGGAAACAACCCAGACCCCAACAATCCTGACCCTACGAACAACCCGGACCCGAATAATCCTGACAATAATCCGGATCCGAACAATTCTCCTGGCGCAGTGATTATCGACTTGAGGGCAGATACTAACCGTGACGGCGTACTTTCATGGGAAGATCTTACGGAGGATGTCGGCGAAGACCTTTTTGACAGCACATCTGGCGCCGTCTTTCTGCCGAATATCGACGACGATTCTGAACGGTGCTCAAGACAAGGAAATGATGCTTCCCTCGCAGCATGTAATGACGCGTCAGACCAGATGATCAATGGAGCGGAAGATCTTCTGGACCTCGCGCCGATCGGGCTAAAAGTGGTCGGTGAGATCCCCGATACCGCGACAGCCAGCCTGAGCGTTGATGCCGTTCAAAACGTGCGATTCTTTCGGCGAGACGAGGAAGGCATCTGGACCGCTTTTGACCCCAATGCAACCACGTTTGCAGCCGAGGAGCTTCGCACGGGACTCGAATTCCGTGTGGAAGGCCTCGACGTGATTCGATCGGTCAATGGCTGGGACGGTACGCTGAACATCACAGCGACGCTCAATGGCGTCCCGGAAGCCACCGAATCCACAGACGCCCTGCAGCTCAAGCAGGCACCGCTCGTGCTCAGGCATCATCTAGACCCAGTGCTCCAGATCTTTAGTTCTGAGCTCGGTATCGGCGGTGACGGCGCATTTACGTCCGACCTGAAAGCGGCGGTCGCAGGCATGGGACTTGAGCCCGGACAACATTACGAACTTCCTGTTCAAGACCAGTGGACCCAAGATTTCTTGGAGAGCGCATATTTGATGATGCCGGGCCAGGACGACCCTCAACTCATCCATGTCTACATCCGATCTGCCAATATTGAGATGGGCTTCAATGGAGGCCGTGAACTCCGTTCCGCTGGCCGCGTGGTCTACACCGTGTTCCGAGGTCCGAATCGCGCAGGTTTAACCCAGTTTACGAGCCAGCGATCGCTCGATTGGGACACACTCAATTCCTTCGGCAACACGGAAGTCATTCCGCCACACGACGGCTACCCACTTGGTCGAATAATTCGTGGCGAGGCGCCCGGAGATAAGGGCGATGCCCGAATGCTCGAGATGTTCAGTGCACAAGGCGTACAAAATCCTCTCTTCGTAGATACCGGCTGGCTCCTTGTGGCGCACATTGACGAAACCGTGAGCTTCATTAAGGACGAGAACGCGGCCATGGGCTGGGCGATGCTCGCCAACGACGCCACGTACGCGGTGCAAATGCTCGATACACTGGCCAACCAGGGCGGCGCGCAAATCGACATGTTCCAGGGCAAACGCTGGGTCTCAGATTTCGGCCAGGAATATAGCGCTGCGGTGAGTGTATCCGAGGTTCTCAACGACCCGGACATCATGGGTGCTTCAGCCGAGGCTGCGGTGGAAGTTGACGCTCAAGTCAATGCCATCAAATCGGCTTCTGGCCTTACCGATGCGGATATCATCTACATTCCGTTCACCCATATGACGCTTGGTGGAGCCTCGATCGCGCACCAACCAGGCATTGTGAACGGTATCGTAATGGACGACGAAAATTACTTTGCGCCTGACCCACACGGACCTCGTGTTGGCGGCGTTGACCTCTTGGTCCAAATCACCGAAGAGCGGCTCGCTGCTCGAGGGTTCACAGTTTCATGGGTCGAAGATTGGGACATGTATCACCGGCTTGCTGGCGAGATACATTGTGCGACAAATGTCACCCGAATGGCCCCTGAAACCACCCGCTGGTGGGAGGAAATTTAA